From Burkholderia pseudomultivorans, the proteins below share one genomic window:
- the fnr gene encoding fumarate/nitrate reduction transcriptional regulator Fnr has product MLTPVATRPAATSHAASWAPRQAAHCSTCAMRHLCMPQGLAPEALSRLESVICAARPVKRGEALFREGDAFDNLYAVRSGSLKTVATRHDGREQVTGLHLAGEALGLDGICDDTHPRTAIALEDSSVCVIPYAALKTLCSEAGSMQLRMHKLMSEQIVRETSQTMLLGSLNAEERVAAFLLDVSSRYLKRGYSPSEFNLRMTREDIGSYLGMTLETVSRTLSKFQKRGLIEMQGRHVQIVDFDGLHHV; this is encoded by the coding sequence ATGCTGACGCCCGTCGCCACACGCCCCGCCGCCACGTCTCACGCCGCGAGCTGGGCACCTCGTCAGGCCGCGCACTGCTCGACGTGCGCCATGCGGCACCTGTGCATGCCCCAGGGCCTCGCGCCCGAAGCGCTCAGCCGCCTCGAATCCGTCATCTGCGCGGCGCGGCCGGTGAAGCGCGGCGAAGCGCTGTTCCGCGAAGGCGACGCGTTCGACAACCTGTACGCGGTGCGCTCCGGTTCGCTGAAGACGGTCGCGACGCGCCACGACGGTCGCGAACAGGTCACGGGCCTGCACCTCGCGGGTGAAGCGCTCGGCCTCGACGGCATCTGCGACGACACCCATCCGCGCACCGCGATCGCGCTCGAAGACAGCTCCGTGTGCGTGATTCCGTACGCCGCGCTGAAAACGCTGTGCTCGGAGGCCGGCTCGATGCAGCTGCGCATGCACAAGCTGATGAGCGAACAGATCGTGCGCGAAACGTCGCAGACGATGCTGCTCGGCTCGCTGAACGCCGAGGAGCGCGTCGCCGCCTTCCTGCTCGACGTGTCGTCGCGCTACCTGAAGCGTGGCTATTCGCCGTCCGAATTCAACCTGCGCATGACGCGCGAAGACATCGGCAGCTACCTCGGCATGACGCTCGAAACGGTCAGCCGCACGCTGTCGAAATTCCAGAAGCGCGGCCTGATCGAAATGCAGGGCCGTCACGTGCAGATCGTCGACTTCGACGGCCTTCACCACGTCTGA
- a CDS encoding SDR family oxidoreductase yields the protein MESTKQAAHAPVVLVTGAARRAGRAFAEYFAAHGYRTAVHYDRSADAAQAAARAIAERGTDSVALQADLSDAAQVAALIDQVYARFGRLDVLVNNASVFWQDHFPSFDLAAFDQAWAVNCRAPILLTRAFYERARAAGAQGVVVNVVDQKIKENFHRDHFSYTVAKAALGNLTQMLALSASPVLRVNAVFPGLMLPSDDQTQADFEHASRASTPLARIAGPKDVASAILLLTGSAYNGVDFVVDAGQNLIRVDQDVLYKHRSPAGKH from the coding sequence ATGGAGTCGACGAAGCAAGCGGCGCACGCGCCCGTCGTGCTGGTGACCGGCGCCGCGCGCCGGGCCGGACGCGCGTTCGCCGAGTATTTCGCCGCGCACGGCTATCGCACCGCGGTGCACTACGATCGCTCGGCGGACGCCGCGCAGGCCGCGGCCCGCGCGATCGCCGAACGCGGAACGGATTCTGTCGCGCTGCAGGCCGACCTGTCCGACGCCGCGCAGGTCGCCGCGCTGATCGACCAGGTCTACGCACGCTTCGGCCGCCTCGACGTGCTGGTCAACAATGCATCGGTGTTCTGGCAGGACCACTTCCCGAGCTTCGACCTCGCGGCGTTCGACCAGGCCTGGGCCGTCAATTGCCGCGCGCCGATCCTGCTCACGCGCGCGTTCTACGAGCGGGCCCGCGCGGCCGGCGCGCAGGGCGTCGTCGTGAACGTGGTCGACCAGAAGATCAAGGAAAACTTTCACCGCGACCATTTCAGCTACACGGTCGCGAAGGCGGCGCTCGGCAATCTCACGCAGATGCTCGCGCTGTCGGCGTCGCCGGTGCTGCGCGTGAACGCGGTGTTCCCCGGGCTGATGCTGCCGAGCGACGACCAGACGCAGGCCGACTTCGAACACGCGAGCCGCGCGTCGACGCCGCTCGCGCGCATCGCCGGGCCGAAGGACGTCGCGAGCGCGATCCTGCTGCTGACGGGCAGCGCCTACAACGGCGTGGATTTCGTCGTCGACGCGGGGCAGAACCTGATCCGCGTCGACCAGGACGTGCTGTACAAGCACCGCTCGCCGGCCGGCAAGCACTGA
- a CDS encoding universal stress protein has translation MYKRILVAVDGSDTSRHAFDAALALAKSHGAELQALYVVENAAIYYNVPGYDPSVLRDQLLAQGNDLAKDFAAQMQAAGVKGQTLTSEASSLNDVSSLILEGAKAFGADLLVLGTHGRRGFRRLVLGSIAEQCVRHASLPVLLIPAAAHTDEAAS, from the coding sequence ATGTACAAGCGTATTCTGGTTGCCGTCGACGGCAGCGACACGTCCCGCCACGCATTCGATGCCGCGCTCGCGCTCGCGAAGTCGCACGGCGCGGAGCTGCAGGCGCTCTACGTCGTCGAGAACGCCGCGATCTACTACAACGTGCCGGGCTACGATCCGTCCGTGCTGCGCGACCAGCTGCTCGCGCAGGGCAACGATCTCGCGAAGGACTTCGCGGCGCAGATGCAGGCGGCCGGCGTGAAGGGCCAGACGCTGACGAGCGAGGCGTCGTCGCTCAACGACGTGTCGTCGCTGATCCTCGAAGGCGCGAAGGCATTCGGCGCCGATCTGCTCGTGCTCGGCACGCACGGCCGTCGCGGCTTCCGTCGCCTCGTGCTGGGCAGCATCGCCGAGCAGTGCGTGCGCCACGCATCGCTGCCGGTGCTGCTGATTCCCGCAGCCGCGCACACGGACGAAGCGGCGAGCTGA
- the epsC gene encoding serine O-acetyltransferase EpsC translates to MSTSPARQWGLEEIVAGLRESREERHRTRHPRGIRELPSRDAICKIVTGLRASMFPTHYGAPDLTDESVDYYVGHTLESTLRILSEQIRRALPFLPEHADTPPAALDERAFEIAREFGRQLPEIRALLVSDIQAAYAGDPAAQHITEILLCYPGVLAMMHHRLAHALHRLGVPLLARFINEIAHSATGIDIHPGAQIGPSFFIDHGTGVVIGETAIIGERVRVYQAVTLGAKSFPADGDGALVKGNARHPIVEDDVVIYAGATILGRVTIGRGSVIGGNVWLTHSVPPGTSVAQGKVREGERAEKP, encoded by the coding sequence ATGTCGACATCACCCGCCCGTCAGTGGGGCCTCGAAGAAATCGTCGCCGGCTTGCGCGAGTCGCGCGAGGAGCGCCATCGCACGCGCCATCCGCGCGGCATCCGTGAACTGCCGTCCCGCGACGCGATCTGCAAGATCGTGACCGGCCTGCGCGCGTCGATGTTTCCGACGCATTACGGCGCGCCGGACCTGACAGATGAAAGCGTCGACTACTACGTCGGCCATACGCTCGAAAGCACGCTGCGGATCCTGTCCGAGCAGATTCGCCGTGCGCTGCCGTTCCTGCCCGAGCATGCGGATACGCCGCCCGCCGCGCTCGACGAGCGCGCGTTCGAGATCGCGCGCGAGTTCGGCCGGCAATTGCCGGAGATCCGCGCCCTGCTCGTCAGCGATATCCAGGCCGCCTACGCGGGCGATCCGGCCGCGCAGCACATCACCGAAATCCTGCTGTGCTACCCAGGCGTGCTCGCGATGATGCACCATCGGCTCGCGCATGCGCTGCACCGGCTCGGCGTGCCGCTGCTCGCGCGCTTCATCAATGAAATCGCGCATTCGGCCACCGGCATCGACATCCATCCGGGCGCGCAGATCGGCCCGAGCTTCTTCATCGACCACGGCACCGGCGTCGTGATCGGCGAGACCGCGATCATCGGCGAGCGCGTGCGCGTGTACCAGGCCGTCACGCTCGGCGCGAAGAGTTTCCCGGCCGACGGCGACGGCGCGCTGGTGAAGGGCAATGCGCGCCATCCGATCGTCGAGGACGACGTCGTGATCTATGCGGGCGCGACGATTCTCGGTCGCGTGACGATCGGCCGCGGCTCGGTGATCGGCGGCAACGTGTGGCTCACGCACAGCGTGCCGCCCGGCACCAGCGTCGCGCAGGGCAAGGTGCGCGAAGGCGAGCGCGCCGAAAAGCCGTAA
- the folE gene encoding GTP cyclohydrolase I FolE produces the protein MAKKTRRPEPVASRPSRDEAEEAVRVLLRWAGDDPAREGLIDTPARVVRAYEEFFSGYTLEPRDILARTFSEVDGYDEMIVLKDIRFESYCEHHMVPIIGRAHVAYLPNHRVVGISKLARLVDAFAKRLQIQEKMTVQIADTLFDVLQPKGVGVILEAAHQCISTRGVHKPGVEMVTSRMLGTFRTDPSTRREFLSIVANPSSVNLTNT, from the coding sequence GAAGCCGTCCGCGTGCTGCTGCGCTGGGCGGGCGACGATCCCGCGCGCGAAGGCCTGATCGATACGCCGGCGCGCGTCGTGCGTGCGTACGAGGAGTTCTTCTCCGGCTATACGCTCGAGCCGCGCGACATCCTCGCGCGCACCTTCAGCGAGGTCGACGGCTACGACGAGATGATCGTGCTGAAGGACATCCGCTTCGAGAGCTACTGCGAACACCACATGGTGCCGATCATCGGCCGCGCGCACGTCGCGTATCTGCCGAATCATCGCGTCGTCGGCATCTCGAAGCTCGCGCGCCTCGTCGATGCGTTCGCGAAGCGCCTGCAGATCCAGGAAAAGATGACGGTGCAGATCGCCGACACGCTGTTCGACGTGCTGCAGCCGAAGGGCGTCGGCGTGATCCTCGAAGCCGCGCACCAGTGCATCTCGACGCGCGGCGTGCACAAGCCGGGCGTCGAGATGGTCACGTCGCGGATGCTCGGCACGTTCCGCACCGACCCGTCGACGCGGCGCGAATTCCTGTCGATCGTCGCGAACCCTTCTTCAGTCAACCTGACGAATACGTAA
- a CDS encoding DUF3005 domain-containing protein: MEPSAPKPPARPRSIELDNDDTHDSTVDTDGKNREAARLAGGGPISPDEITRSNASLVNAMPEAGDGFAGFDSRPGGNHPAFALRAGYMLVEKGFDAPPPIGDELSGAVHRMYGSTHWPGHSRRPGRVIELTPVPR; encoded by the coding sequence ATGGAACCGTCTGCCCCGAAGCCGCCCGCCCGTCCGCGCAGCATCGAGCTCGACAACGACGACACGCACGACAGCACGGTCGACACCGACGGCAAGAACCGCGAGGCGGCGCGCCTTGCCGGCGGCGGGCCGATCTCGCCCGACGAGATCACGCGCAGCAACGCGTCGCTCGTCAACGCGATGCCGGAGGCCGGCGACGGCTTTGCCGGCTTCGACAGCCGCCCCGGCGGCAATCATCCGGCGTTCGCGCTGCGCGCGGGCTACATGCTGGTCGAGAAGGGCTTCGACGCGCCGCCGCCGATCGGCGACGAACTGTCCGGCGCCGTGCACCGGATGTACGGCAGCACGCACTGGCCCGGCCACAGCCGGCGACCCGGGCGCGTGATCGAGCTGACGCCGGTGCCGCGGTAG